Genomic DNA from Sphingobium sp. V4:
GAGCGGGACCATAGCGGAGCCGTTGGCGGCCTGCCTGCCCTTACCTTCGGCCCGCACGTCGCGGATCACGGTCCTGTCGAAGGCCAGTTCGCGCGCCGTCAGCAGATATTCATAGCCCGGCGTGCTGAACGGACCGTCGAGCCGGATCTTCGCGGCGATGTCACGGCCACGCATGGTCCGGAGCAACGCCTGCGGCCGCGACAGTTTCAGGTCGATCAACAGATTGTCGAGCGCATTGTTGCGCAGGTCGATGGCTCCGTCGGCATCCAGGTCGAAGGCGGCGGAGCGCAGAGCCATCCTGCCGTCGATCACCCGGTCGACCATCGTGCCGCTGGCGCGTACCGACAGGCGCGGATCGGCCATGCGGCGCAACAGGCCATTGCCGGCGACAGCGGCCGTCTCGATCGTGCCGCGCGCCGAATAGGCACCGCTGCGCGCCGCCAGAACGAAGTCGGCGGCCGCATCCCCATCGACCATGGCTGCCAGCCGCCCGTCCCAGCGGCTCCAGCTGCCCTTGCCGCCGATGCGCAGATTGGCGTCCTGCTTCAGGCCCGCCATCGCCGCCAGCACACCGCCTTTCGGCGCATTGACGGTAACGTCCAGCTTGAAACGGTCGTCGTCCGGCCGGCTGTCGAGCGCGATCGTGAGCGCATCGCTGCCGTCGAGCGTCCGCGCCGCCAGGTCGATGATCGCGCGGCCGCCGCGAATGTCGGCATCCCCCGTCATCGTCGCGGTCTGGATACGGCCGGTGACGGCAGGCGCGATCGTCAGCCGGCCAACCGAAAACTGCATCAGGCGAATGTCGAAGCCCGGCAGGATCGGGCCGCGCCGCTGGGTCGGATTAAGCCGGGGCAGCTTGTGCAGCGTCGCCTGCGGAATGGCGAGCCGGTCGATGTCCAGCCGGTTGGACAGCCAGGCGAAGGGCCACCAGTCCAGTTCGACGCGCGGCGCATCCAGGAAGCGCCCCCTGGGATCGGACAGGGTCAGGTTGCGCAGTACCGCCTTGCGATAGATGCTGCCCTCGATCGCGCCGACATGGATGCGCAGGCCCGATGCCGACTTGATCGTGGCGATGCGGCCGGCAAGGTAGCGATGGCCGCCCGACGTGTCGAGCCAGGCCAGCGCGCCGACGACGACCAGCAACGCCGCCGCCAGCAGCCCCGCCACCCAGCGCTGCCAGCGCCCATCCCAGGCACGTCGATGGGTCACCAAAGGCGGCGGCGTGACGGTGGCGGGCGAAGGCGCGTCGTCGGCCATCAGAAGGCCTGCCCCAGCGAGACATAGACGGCGACCTTCGGATCACCCGGCTGGGGGTTGAGCGGCGTGCCGACATCGACGCGGATCGGCCCGAAATTGCTGTAATAGCGCACGCCCATGCCCGCGCCGATGCGCAGGTCGCGGAAGCGCGGCAGGAAGCTGGTCGAGATATTGCCCGCATCGACAAAGGGCACCACGCCGAAATTGCCGAACCGGATGCGGCTTTCGAGCGAAAATTCAGCCAGGCTCTTGCCACCGACCGGATCATCATCCTCGCCATAACGCGGGCCGATCGCCTGATAGCCATAGCCGCGCACCGACGCGCCGCCACCGGCATAGAAGCGCCGCGACGGCGCGATCTGGTCGACGGTCGAGCCCAGGATGGTGCCGAAGCGCGCCCGCGCGGCGACGACCACCCGCTCGCCCACCGGCTGGTAGACGCTGCCATCCACCTGTACCTTGGCATAGCCGAAGGTCTTGTCCTGGAAAGACAGTTCCGGGCTGATCCGGCCGCCCAGTCGAAAACCCTTGCTGGGATTGAGCAGGTCGTCGCTGCCGTCATAGGTCAGGCTGAGCGGCACAGCACCGATCAGGAAAGTCCGGCGCGCGCCCCCGGAAAAGGCGTCCGCTTCGTCCGAGGCGATCAGTTCCGCGCCGACGCGCCAGACCCAGTTCTTCTGGAACAGGATGTTGGTCTGCCGCTCCAGCCCGCCCGACAGGGTGATGGTGCGCGCATCATAGGCGTCGCGCTTGATGTTGCTGATCGACACCAGCCCGGTCAGCACATTGTCGCGGCGATGGAAATTGTTGCGGCGATAGGTGAAGGATGCGGTCTGCTCCTGCGTGCCGATCACCCCGCGCAGCGTCACCGCGCCTTCGGGCGGGAACAGGTTGCGATGCTGCCAGCTCACTTCCGCGCGATAGCCTTCGCCGGTGCCATAGCCCAGTTCGCCCGCGATCGTGCGCAGCGGCGCGGGGCGCATGTCGACCGCCAGATCGACATGCTCGCCATCGCCGGCATCCGTCGGCGTCAGCGTGACCGACGACACGAGGCCGGTGGCGACGATCGCGCGGCGCAGATCCTCGACGTCGGACGCCATATAGGTGTCGCCGGACTTGAAACGGGCGATTTCCTGCACATGATGCGCGCTGAACAGCGCGTCATCGTCCATGCGGATCGCCCCGAACCGGCGGAAGCCGCCCGGCGTGACGATGATATCGAGGTCGCCCTTGCGCTCCTCATGGTCGATCCGCACGTCCGGCTCGTCTACCTTCGCGAAAGGAAAGCCGCTTTCGGACAGGACGGCGGCCAGATTGTCGCGCCCGGCCAGGATCGCATCGGCATCGACCGGATCGTCGACCTTGGGCGGGAAGGCGGCGCGGAGTTTCGGCTCCTGCTCGCCGGTTTCCGCAAGCCCCGGAAGATCGACCGACGACAGCAGATAGCGCGTGCCCGGATTGATGTCGAAGCTGACCGCCAGCCGGTCGCTGCCCGCCGCAGGAGGCGCCACGCTGCCGCGGATGCGCGCGGCATAATAGCCCTTGGCACGCAGCAGGCGATCAAGCAGATCCCGGTCTTCCTTTATGCGCCGGTTGATCTGGGCGAGGTTGGCGGGCTTGTCCTGCCCCAGGCGCAGGGCGGACAGCTCATCGAAACGCTGGGTGAACTGGGCGTCCGCGATCGCATCGACGCCGGCCAGGACGACCGTGTAACGGCGCTCCTCGCCAGCGTCAGCGAAGGTCGCCGCATCCTCCACCGGTTCGACGACGGTCGACGCCGCCTCCCCGGACGGGTCGGACGGCGCGGCGGCGTTCTGGTCCGCGGGGTCGGCGGGCAGCGGATCGATCCTGTCGGGCTGCCCCATGTCCGGCCAGTCCAGACCGATGTCCGGCATCGCGTCGAGCGGCGCGTTCACGTCAGGTGCGGCTTCGGGGGGTGTCACTTCGGACGCGGGCGCCTGCTGCGCCTGCGCCATGCAGGGGGCGAGCAGCACCAACGGCGCTAGACAGAGCCGGGTGGGATGCGGGCGGCGGCCGTTAGTGCGGCGTCGGGTCCGCAAACCATGGGTCATGGCGAACGGTCTAGACCAACTTCGACCGCCATGGCCAGTCCAGAAGCGCGATAATGCGCCGCGCAATCAGAAAGCGGTGCTCAGACGATCGAGCAGCGCCCGCGCCGGGCCGGGACCTGATGGGCCGGACAAGCCGTCGAGTCTTTCCTGAAGCCGCATGACCCGATCGTAGAGATCCTGGCTCCCCTCGATCAGCGCGCGCGCAGCGAAGGGGAAATCGGCAGCCAGCGCCGGATCGGTGAGCGTGGCCCGCCCGAGCCGATATTTCTCGTCGCTGAGGTCGGCGGCGCCGATCTCTCCGCGCTGCCAGGCGCGCTGGCTGAGCAGCCAGGCGATGACATGCATCAGCCGGGTCGTCACCTTGAGCGATTCGCAGGCGAAGGCGACGCGGCGCAGCGGATCCTGTATCTCCTGCTCGTCCGGCGTGCCGCGATCGAAATAGGCCCGCGCCTCATCCGCCATCACCATGGCTTCCAGATAGAGGCCGTCGACGAGGCGCCGATGGAGGCCAGGATCAAGAAAGGCTGCGTTCTTCATGGGCAATGACTGACATAATAGTGCAATTCTGTCAGGTCCGTTAATCGCGCCCTGTCCCATTCGGGGGCGACGGACGCGCCGCGGACGAAAATTCGGGCGGGCCGATCAGGCGATGATGTCCGGAACCAGCTGGTCCTCCAGCAATGCGATCTCGTCGCGCAGGCGCAGCTTGCGCTTCTTGAGACGCGCGATCTGCATCTGGTCGCCGCCGCCCGCATCCACCAACGCCATGATGGCGCCGTCGAGGTCGCGATGCTCGACTCGCAGCAGCTCCAGACGGCGCATGATATCTTCCCGGCTCACCGTCCTGCTCTGACCCCATTTGCACCGAACGGCCCCTGATAGCGCCGGAGCGACAGACGGGCTACCGCAAATTCGCGGGCAGCCCATCGCAAAGGATCAAAGAGGGCGAGACAAGCCCCATGATTGGTGATTTACTTCGTCGTCCATCACCCTCGTAAGGAGATTGTCATGGAAAATAGCCACGTTTCAGCTCTTTCAGCCAAGCATGCCGGCCTTGAGGCCCGAATCAAGGCGGAATCGAGTCGGCCGATGCCCGACGCGATCCTGGTGGCCTCGCTCAAGAAGCAGAAATTGCGGCTCAAGGAGGAAATGGCCGGGCAGCACTGAACAGGGCTGCCGCCCTTCCGGGAGGAGGTCAGGAACCGGCGGCGAAGACCGCCGGTCCGACCCCTCGACCAAAAGTATCAAAGAGCGGATCGACCGCACGAAAAGGCCCCGGAACCATCGGTTCGCGGGGTTTCTTATTGGCTGGCGCCGGATTTGCCGGCGACTGATATCAGCGCCGCATGCGAGGCGGCTGATGCGTGCGCAGATAATCCGGCATCTGCGGGGTCGCGCCGGACGTCACCGACCTGCGCGCGAGTTGCGGATCGATCGGCGCATCGAACGCCACTCCGATCTTGTCCCCCCGCGACCAGGCCACGCTGCCGCAGACCCTGCCGACGCCGCGCAGGTCCAGTTCGATGCGGGCTCCGGCCGCCACGGGACGCTCGCAATCCGCCATCAGTCCGGTCGCGGACAGGTTGCGGATTCGGGCCTTGCCCAGATCCTCCCCCTCAGACGAAATGAGGCTGGTCAACAGGAACAGGCTGTCGCGCGGCGCGGATCGCGCCGGCCCTCGGTCGGAAATGCCCTGTTCGTCTTCCATGAAAAACCCGCGAATAGCTATCGTTCAGTCGCTGCCAAGCTATTCGCGGGAAATGGAAAAAAGGTTAATCGTCGCGAGAGACTTTTTCCTGCCGCTCGTGCCGCTCCTGCGCCTCGACGGTCATCGTCGCGATCGGTCGGGCTTCGAGCCGGCCCAGCGAAATGGGTTCGCCGGTCACTTCGCAATAGCCATATTCGCCATCGTCGATTCGGCGAAGCGCCGCGTCGATCTTCGAAATCAGCTTGCGCTGGCGATCACGGGTGCGCAGTTCGATCGACCAGTCCGTCTCGCTCGACGCCCGGTCGTTGAGGTCGGGTTCCCGCAGCGGTTCATTCTGCAGCACGGCCAGCGTGCCCTCCGCTTCGGCCAGGATCTGCTTCTTCCAGTCCCAGAGGCGCTGCCGGAAATATTCCAGCTGCAACGGATTCATGAACTCTTCGTCGGACGAAGGCCGATAGTCAGGGGGAAGCGTTACCGTCGATTTGGGCGGCTTACCGCCGTCTTTCTCGGAATTCAGGACCGATGCCATCTAGCTCTCCGACTCTTTGGCCCCGGCGCTAGAAGTTCCGGGGCGCCCATGACTTTTCATTGAGCGCGCCTCATAACCATGGGTGCGGGGCGACACAAGCGGACATTCAAGGACTTGTATGCCTTGCGGCACGATTCTGTCGCATCGGGACGGCGGACGGGCCGGAAGCCTCGACGGGCGACGCGCATGTTCATGGGCTGGCACGCGGGCGTTCCATAGTGGGACGTTAACCATATCCCTTGAGAAGACAGGCGGATTTCCCTCGACTAGCACCCCGGATTCAGGGTTAACGACATTGCAGTTAACCCTTTCTTTTGCGTTCATGCGCTTAGAGAGTTCCCGTTCGCTCACCGCCAATATCGGATTGGCCAGGGGGCGGGGGACAACAGGACAAGAGTGGACCCTATGTCGGTACGGATGGCATTGGCTAAATTATGCGCCTGCACCTGCGGCGGAGCGATCATCGGCGGCGGCGCCGTGCATGTCGCCGAAAGCGCGCGCCCGGCCGTGGTCCACAGCAGCAAGAGCACCAAGGCCGCGCCCAAAAAACGCTACGCCGTGCGGACCGTGCAGCGCAAGGTCGTCAAGACCGTGACCGCCTGCGCGCCGCAGACGGTGACCGTGACCAGCCAAGCCGCGCCGGTGCCCCTGCCCGCACCCGTCCCGATGGCGGAAATGCCGATGATGTCGGGCGGCGGCGGTGCCGTGCCGGTCGTCATGGGCGGCGGTGGCGGCTTTGGCGGCGGCGGTTTCTTCGGCGGCTTCTTCGGTGGCGGCGGCAGCGGGGGCGGATCGGTGGTGATCTCCTCGACCAGCAGCTCGACCGGCGGCATCAGCAGCTCGACCAGTTCCACGACGGGCGGGGTATCGACCTCCACGGGCGGCGTTTCGACGTCAACCGGGGGCGTGTCCACGTCGTCGGGCAATGTCTCGACCTCGTCGGGCGTCAGCAGCAGTTCGTCATCGTCCAGCTCCAGCTCGTCCTCTTCCTCCTCGTCCAGTTCCTCGTCGAGCAGTTCGAGCGGCGGCAAGCCGGACAAGCCCGATCATCCCGGCTCCACCGGCGGCAGCAGCGGCTCTTCCAGCAGTTCATCCTCGTCCAGCGGATCGTCCTCATCGGGTGGATCGTCGAGCTTCGGCAGCACCGGCAGCTCTTCATCCTCGTCGAGCAGCAGTTCCTCGTCCAGCTCGTCATCGAGCAGTTCGAGCGGCGGGTCGAGCAGCACCGGCGGTACCGACGTTCCGGCTCCACCGATGGTGCTGCTCTTCGGCGCGGCCGCGGTGGCGCTGGTCGCGCGCCGCCGTTTCGCCGAACGCAAGGCGAAGGCGACGGCCTGAAACACGATACCGGTTCCCTCTTCGCGAGGGGTCAAGGAGGGCGGTTCCGGGGGGCCGCCCTTTCTTGCATCCGGCGACCGGTCAGCGGCGATCAGATGGCGGCGATCAGCTTCTCGATCTCCGGCACCGGATGCCCGGTCAGATCCTTGGCGATCTCGCCCACCAGCCGATCCTGCACCACCTTGTGCAGATGCTTGCGCATCTCGCCCAGCGCGGCCGGCGGCGCGACGATGATCAGCTTCTCATAATCGTTGGCGAAGGCGCGGCGCTTGAGCAGGTCGGCCGCCTCGGCCGCAAAGCGCTGCTCCTCCAGATCGTGAAAATTCACCCGCTCCATGGCGCTGCGGTGGTTGCCGACCGAATTGAAGGAGCGCCCCGGCGCGTCGGAAGCCTGGTTCCGGTCGGGCGGATTGTCCTG
This window encodes:
- a CDS encoding BamA/TamA family outer membrane protein, whose product is MTHGLRTRRRTNGRRPHPTRLCLAPLVLLAPCMAQAQQAPASEVTPPEAAPDVNAPLDAMPDIGLDWPDMGQPDRIDPLPADPADQNAAAPSDPSGEAASTVVEPVEDAATFADAGEERRYTVVLAGVDAIADAQFTQRFDELSALRLGQDKPANLAQINRRIKEDRDLLDRLLRAKGYYAARIRGSVAPPAAGSDRLAVSFDINPGTRYLLSSVDLPGLAETGEQEPKLRAAFPPKVDDPVDADAILAGRDNLAAVLSESGFPFAKVDEPDVRIDHEERKGDLDIIVTPGGFRRFGAIRMDDDALFSAHHVQEIARFKSGDTYMASDVEDLRRAIVATGLVSSVTLTPTDAGDGEHVDLAVDMRPAPLRTIAGELGYGTGEGYRAEVSWQHRNLFPPEGAVTLRGVIGTQEQTASFTYRRNNFHRRDNVLTGLVSISNIKRDAYDARTITLSGGLERQTNILFQKNWVWRVGAELIASDEADAFSGGARRTFLIGAVPLSLTYDGSDDLLNPSKGFRLGGRISPELSFQDKTFGYAKVQVDGSVYQPVGERVVVAARARFGTILGSTVDQIAPSRRFYAGGGASVRGYGYQAIGPRYGEDDDPVGGKSLAEFSLESRIRFGNFGVVPFVDAGNISTSFLPRFRDLRIGAGMGVRYYSNFGPIRVDVGTPLNPQPGDPKVAVYVSLGQAF
- a CDS encoding DUF1465 family protein, producing the protein MKNAAFLDPGLHRRLVDGLYLEAMVMADEARAYFDRGTPDEQEIQDPLRRVAFACESLKVTTRLMHVIAWLLSQRAWQRGEIGAADLSDEKYRLGRATLTDPALAADFPFAARALIEGSQDLYDRVMRLQERLDGLSGPSGPGPARALLDRLSTAF
- a CDS encoding DUF465 domain-containing protein, translating into MRRLELLRVEHRDLDGAIMALVDAGGGDQMQIARLKKRKLRLRDEIALLEDQLVPDIIA
- a CDS encoding YdcH family protein → MENSHVSALSAKHAGLEARIKAESSRPMPDAILVASLKKQKLRLKEEMAGQH
- a CDS encoding PilZ domain-containing protein; translation: MEDEQGISDRGPARSAPRDSLFLLTSLISSEGEDLGKARIRNLSATGLMADCERPVAAGARIELDLRGVGRVCGSVAWSRGDKIGVAFDAPIDPQLARRSVTSGATPQMPDYLRTHQPPRMRR
- the dksA gene encoding RNA polymerase-binding protein DksA, coding for MASVLNSEKDGGKPPKSTVTLPPDYRPSSDEEFMNPLQLEYFRQRLWDWKKQILAEAEGTLAVLQNEPLREPDLNDRASSETDWSIELRTRDRQRKLISKIDAALRRIDDGEYGYCEVTGEPISLGRLEARPIATMTVEAQERHERQEKVSRDD
- a CDS encoding host attachment family protein, which codes for MLIDHDAMVLVADGRKLLFFRNKGDRAFPQLEAEEVRVQDNPPDRNQASDAPGRSFNSVGNHRSAMERVNFHDLEEQRFAAEAADLLKRRAFANDYEKLIIVAPPAALGEMRKHLHKVVQDRLVGEIAKDLTGHPVPEIEKLIAAI